Proteins encoded together in one Pseudomonadota bacterium window:
- a CDS encoding DUF465 domain-containing protein, whose protein sequence is MIGESHDLAEEFPEYRDRIATLRESSNEFAELYDDYQRVNKEVVRTGLRRTVHSDRYTTELKRMRLLHKDQLYAMLRA, encoded by the coding sequence ATGATTGGAGAAAGTCACGACCTGGCCGAGGAATTCCCGGAGTATCGGGATCGTATCGCTACGCTGCGGGAGTCGAGCAACGAGTTCGCTGAGCTCTACGACGACTACCAACGGGTCAACAAGGAAGTTGTGCGAACGGGCCTTCGCCGCACCGTGCACTCAGACCGCTACACCACCGAGCTGAAACGAATGCGACTCCTGCACAAGGATCAGCTCTACGCAATGCTCAGGGCCTAG
- the ppk1 gene encoding polyphosphate kinase 1: MMTLRFERAAVSALSSRRKGPAGGAPNEETPALSAATRHPPTRSRAKPAAAAIDLNDPALYLNRELTWLDFNLRVLNEASDSRTPLLERVKFLAIVSGNLDEFFMKRIGGLRNLVMAGITDRSPDGRTPSELIEACRTKITAVQRQREAIFEEVVADLDAAGIGICRWQDLSPGARTKLRDHFIRNVYPLITPLGMDPGHPFPFISNLALNLLVTMHYPAEREQRIARVKVPVTDDVVPRLQRVEHSNRFVLLEDVMANNLDLLFPGMQVESCSLFRVTRNARLDLPQVDSGDLLELIESGLEEQPFKPIVRLQVDAQMRPQLRRTLMTRLGLQPEDVYPVRGMIAMRSLFEIAALDISSLKPAPHHPVDHPRLAHDSRNMFQLIRSGGPMLVQHPYESFTSSVERFLRTASLDPDVLAIKMTLYRTSNEGKVIQYLVDAARNRKHVAVLVELQARFDEAANIRWAKRLEEAGVHVTYGVLGLKTHTKLIHVVRRDHDGLRRYMHIGTGNYHSGTARLYSDIGLFTCDESIGADVTELFNYLTGYPTPRRYGKVLCAPETLKAGLISRIEREIERHSDTHPGRIQFKCNALEDVDVVRALYRASMAGVTIDLIIRDTCRLRPGLAGVSENIRVISIVGRFLEHARVFYFNNGGDEEYWIGSADIMRRNLESRVEVIAPIEDADLRAQLRLMLNVQLGDARSAWDMRSDGTYVQRQPATHREKQGSQETLIAIAARRASAALKRREKSLNDRLARQFSRRLERRSARGFPSDDGSR, from the coding sequence ATGATGACGCTGCGGTTCGAACGCGCCGCGGTCTCGGCTTTGTCGTCCCGCCGCAAAGGGCCCGCGGGGGGCGCCCCAAATGAGGAGACTCCTGCTCTGAGTGCTGCCACCCGACATCCGCCCACCCGCTCTCGCGCCAAACCTGCTGCAGCCGCGATCGATTTAAACGATCCGGCCCTGTACCTAAATCGCGAGCTGACCTGGCTCGACTTCAACCTTCGGGTGCTCAACGAAGCCAGTGACTCGCGCACGCCGCTGCTCGAGCGGGTGAAATTCCTCGCCATCGTAAGCGGCAATCTAGACGAATTCTTCATGAAGCGTATCGGTGGTTTGCGCAACCTCGTGATGGCGGGCATCACCGATCGAAGCCCAGACGGGCGTACGCCGAGCGAACTGATCGAGGCCTGCCGCACTAAGATTACTGCGGTGCAGCGCCAACGCGAGGCGATCTTCGAGGAGGTTGTCGCGGACTTGGATGCAGCCGGCATAGGAATCTGTCGTTGGCAAGATCTGTCGCCTGGAGCGCGGACCAAGCTGCGCGACCACTTTATTCGCAACGTCTATCCGCTGATCACGCCCTTGGGCATGGATCCCGGTCACCCCTTTCCCTTCATCTCGAACTTGGCACTCAACCTGCTGGTCACGATGCACTATCCGGCGGAGCGCGAGCAGCGCATCGCGAGGGTCAAGGTGCCCGTGACTGACGATGTGGTGCCGCGCTTGCAGCGGGTGGAGCACAGCAACCGCTTCGTCCTCCTCGAAGACGTGATGGCCAACAACCTGGATCTGCTCTTTCCCGGGATGCAGGTGGAGAGCTGCAGCCTGTTCCGCGTGACTCGCAACGCACGCCTGGACCTGCCGCAAGTCGACAGCGGTGACCTACTGGAGCTCATCGAAAGCGGCCTGGAGGAGCAGCCGTTCAAGCCCATCGTCCGACTGCAGGTGGATGCGCAGATGAGGCCGCAGCTGCGCAGGACCCTAATGACCCGGCTTGGCCTGCAGCCGGAGGATGTTTACCCCGTGCGGGGGATGATCGCCATGCGCAGCCTGTTCGAGATCGCCGCGCTCGATATCTCATCACTGAAGCCCGCGCCACATCACCCGGTTGATCACCCGCGACTCGCGCATGACTCGCGCAACATGTTCCAGCTGATTCGCTCCGGCGGACCGATGCTCGTGCAACATCCCTACGAGTCCTTCACCTCGTCCGTGGAACGCTTCCTTCGTACCGCATCTCTGGACCCCGACGTCTTAGCTATCAAGATGACGTTGTACCGGACCTCCAACGAGGGAAAGGTCATCCAGTATCTGGTGGACGCTGCGCGCAACCGCAAGCACGTCGCCGTGTTGGTCGAGTTGCAGGCCCGCTTTGATGAGGCGGCCAACATCCGTTGGGCCAAGCGCTTGGAGGAAGCAGGCGTCCACGTGACCTACGGGGTTTTGGGACTAAAGACCCACACGAAGTTGATTCACGTGGTGCGCCGTGACCACGACGGTCTGCGCCGTTACATGCATATCGGCACCGGAAACTACCACTCGGGCACCGCGCGGTTGTACTCCGATATCGGCCTGTTCACCTGCGATGAAAGCATAGGCGCCGATGTTACAGAGCTTTTCAATTACCTGACGGGATATCCCACTCCGCGACGCTATGGGAAGGTATTGTGCGCCCCCGAAACCTTGAAGGCCGGGCTGATTTCACGCATCGAGCGCGAAATCGAGCGGCATAGCGACACTCATCCTGGGCGCATCCAATTTAAGTGCAACGCGCTCGAAGATGTCGATGTGGTGCGTGCCCTGTATCGCGCGTCGATGGCAGGCGTTACGATTGACCTCATCATTCGCGATACATGCCGGCTGCGGCCCGGGCTCGCTGGTGTAAGCGAGAACATCCGAGTGATCAGTATTGTTGGCCGCTTTCTTGAGCACGCCAGAGTTTTTTACTTCAACAACGGTGGTGATGAGGAATACTGGATAGGGTCGGCTGACATCATGCGTCGCAATCTAGAATCGCGGGTGGAGGTGATCGCCCCGATCGAAGATGCAGATTTGCGAGCACAGCTTCGCTTGATGCTCAACGTGCAGCTCGGTGATGCGAGAAGCGCTTGGGATATGAGGTCAGACGGCACGTACGTACAACGGCAACCGGCAACTCATCGAGAAAAGCAGGGAAGCCAGGAAACGCTGATCGCGATCGCCGCAAGACGCGCGTCCGCAGCGTTGAAGCGCAGGGAAAAAAGCCTGAACGACAGGCTGGCCAGACAGTTCAGTCGGCGCCTCGAGCGTCGCTCCGCCAGGGGGTTCCCAAGCGACGATGGATCGCGCTAG
- a CDS encoding gamma-glutamylcyclotransferase: protein MRSAPTADRSVSSWVFGYGSLLWRPDFPFDERAGGWITGWARRFWQGSTDHRGRPGRPGRVVTLVRSAEQRCWGVAYRINSQVQHQVFDQLDYREKGGYEREEVHVHVASPDGSPSRLRAVAYRASAANPCFLGDAPIAQIARQIVQAEGPSGTNRDYLFRLASALRAAKEQDNHVFELERAVRALEADQYQ, encoded by the coding sequence TTGAGGTCAGCGCCGACCGCAGATCGATCGGTATCCAGCTGGGTGTTCGGCTACGGCTCCCTGCTCTGGCGGCCAGACTTCCCCTTCGATGAGCGCGCAGGCGGATGGATCACCGGGTGGGCTCGGCGCTTCTGGCAGGGCTCCACAGACCACCGTGGCAGACCGGGACGACCAGGTCGCGTCGTGACGCTGGTCCGCTCAGCGGAGCAGCGTTGCTGGGGCGTTGCCTATCGCATCAATAGTCAGGTTCAGCACCAGGTGTTCGATCAGCTCGACTATCGAGAGAAGGGGGGCTACGAGCGCGAGGAGGTGCATGTGCACGTGGCTTCACCCGACGGCTCGCCGTCGCGCCTACGCGCTGTGGCCTACCGTGCCAGTGCAGCGAATCCGTGCTTTCTTGGCGACGCACCCATAGCCCAGATCGCTCGTCAAATAGTGCAGGCAGAAGGGCCGAGCGGGACTAACCGAGACTACCTCTTCAGGTTGGCGAGCGCCCTGCGCGCGGCGAAGGAACAGGATAACCACGTGTTCGAGCTAGAACGAGCTGTTCGAGCACTCGAGGCCGATCAATACCAATAG